GTTGCCTTTGCTCTGGGGGAAGGATTGACTTTTGCTCTTGGGGTGGAGTCCGACCTTGCCATAAGGGTTCTCCTTCTTGAGGATAGAGTTTATCAGCCTCATTTACATCTCCGGGTGTGATATATCCCTTAGCTAAAAAGCGTCTAATTAATTCCAATCCTTTGTAATTTAGTGCTCGTCGGAATAAAGCCTGTTGAGTTGCGTCAGTATACAGCCATAAATCTGTAACTTTGGTGGCGATCGAATCAGTGCCTGCTTGCCGTGGATAGCGTACATAGTCGAAGAGTACCCCATCTGGGCGACGGCGTAGCACTTGCTGTAACATTTGATAGTAGTCTCGTTTGGCTTGCAAGTTGTAGGGATCGATAAAGACCTGAGAGCCGTTATCTACGACGTAGAGGCTGGTTTGACCCTTACCGTTGCGGGCAACTGCCCCTTCTCTATCTGAACGCTGGGCGTAAGTATAGCCAAAATTTGTGGTGAACATCCAAGCGTAAACTTTCAGACCCCGTTCCCGCCCTTTTTGAATAGCTGTGGCGAGCAAATCAGTCTTTTCTGTTCCTGGTGTGCGAATCACAGAAGGCCAAACGGTGGGATTAGCCCCTTTTGGCAGAAGTACTTGACCATCGTAAAAAACTTCCAAATAAACTTCGTTATAACCTCGGTTAACAATCCGATCCATGATTTGGTCAACCATTCCCGGTTGAACATCACAAGGATACAAGCGCAACCAAATTGCTTGCAACTCAGGCCAAGTACGGTTGCGGCATTCTTGCAAAACTTGTGCATTTTGTTGTAACAATTGCTGGTAACGACTTTGTGCCTGTTGATCACCCTTAAGTGCAGACAAACGTAAGTTTTCTTTTTCTTGTGCCTGTGCTTGTGGTAACTGGCAATACTGAGTAACTTGCGCCGCTGCTGGCTGATTTTTGAAAAAGGGAATCAGCAAACTACTGCTAAAAATCAGAGCAGCAAGCAGGCGTTGCCAAAAAAATATTGTTGCAACATTCAAAGGACGGTTGGACATACGTACAAGTAGAAAGACAAAACAGCCATCAATCCCAACGGACGTTACGTAGGATAATTTGTATCAAATTCTATTATTGATAAATAGGGGCTTTGAAGCCCAGATGGTATAGACTGCCAAACCCCTATTTCTGTTGCCGAATTTTGTGATTCAGTTTAAGTAACACGAAATTTTCATACAACGTCTTGAGAAACAGACTGTTTGTTATATTCAGAGCAAGAATCCTATGGTATCTACAAGATTTGACGATGCAAAATTTTAAAATTACAAAAAATCAAAAGACTCTTTTGACTATAAATATGTGGTAAAATTCTTACTAGTATAGAGTAAAAGTTCAGCACTCAAGACTTTAAAATCTGGACTTATGAGTCAGCTGAGTTTTGTTTTACAGGCTTACTTCAGGGATATTTTTATCATCTTTTTGGCTAATATCCCACCGCTATAACGGTGCTCCGTTTAGTGGTGGGAATTACGCCCAATACTTAAGCACCACGCTTTAACGCCACTTCTACCCGCTCAAACTCCTGCTCTAATCGGTCTTTGAGTTTTTGTGGCACGGGACGATTTGGATAAGAACTATAGTGTCCGGCTAGGGAGTTAAGGGCGGTTCGCATGGTTGTAAAGGAAGCCAAACCAGCAACAGAGTCATCTCGCTGATAGCGAGCTGCAAAATCATTAATTTTCTTACGCGCTTGTGCTTGAAGTGATACTCTATCTGGAGAATCTTGTGGTAAGTCTATAGTAGTCCTCAAAGTATTTACCACAGCTAGGGTATCTTGGCGGTAATCTCCTGTTAAAGTAGCCGGAGTGTTGTTACAGCCCATCAAACCAACGACGACAAGCAAAACTAGGGCAAGCAGACGTGACCAATAGCGCTTCATAAACATTAAAGTGAAACAATACCTAAATCAACGTCCATCGTATCCTGGATTGGTATCTTGGGGATCATCTGATCGGGAGATGGACGAGTGTAGGAGTATGCGAAATAAGGAGTTATATCAAATCCTGTTGATTGCACGCAGTTCCCACAAACCTTCACCCTTAATTTATAATGTTTATGGGTTTTTTGTACCATGTGCATTTACCCGGATTTGATATTAAGGAGTGTGGGAGTGAGGGAAAAGACTGATTTCGCATTAACTTTTCCCTCCCTCTGTTCCTTCCTCCCTTACACCAAGATCCTTCCCCCCTCATCCCACTCTTTGATATAAAGTATCTCGTTGTTGGTAAGGACGCCCTAGATCGGTGATAGCAGCTTGCAAGGTTTCAACTTCCATGTTGGTTCCACCTTGAGCACCTGCCATTGTCGTAATATGTTCTTCCATTAATGTGCCACCAATATCGTTGCAACCCCACAATAAAGCTTCTGTTGCACCTGCCAAACCCAGTTTTACCCAACTTGGTTGATGGTTAGGAATCCAGTTTCCTAAAAAAATTCGTGCAACAGCAGTCAGTAGCAGTGCATCTGCCAAAATAGGTTGATCGTGTCCTACACGATGACGTAGAGGTTTGGGGGCTTCTTTACCAACGAAAGGTAATATAATAAACTCAGTGATGCGAGCAGGGTAGTCTCGATCAATCGCAGTTTGTTGGAGCGATCGCAGTTTTTCCAAATGTTTAATTTGTTGTTCTGGCGTCTCAATATGCCCTGATAGAATTGTGCTCGTGGTGTATAAACCAAGTCTATGAGCTGTACTCACAATTTCCAGCCAAAGGCTTGTGTTAATTTTTTCTGGACAAAGAATGCGCCGCACTTGATCATCTAACACTTCAGCTGCGGTTCCTGGCATAGAATCAACACCAGCATCTTGCAAAGCGATAATCACATCGGCATATTCCAGTCCATCTTCTCGTGCGATGAATTGCACTTCTTGGGGAGAAAAAGCATGTAGATGCAGTTGAGGAAATTCTTGTTTAATCTTTTCCACAACCTTGAGGTAATAAGGCAGAGATTTTCCGTTCACCTTCGCCTGTAGGTTTAAGCCTCCCTGCATACAGATTTCCGTTGCACCCCGTTGCACCGCATCTGTCGCCTTTTCTAAAATACGCGCCCAATCTAACCAGTAAGCACCCTCCTCCCCCTCATCTCGCCGGAAAGCACAGAAACTACAGTGTTGTTCACAGATGTTGGTAAAATTGATATTACGATTAATAACGTAAGTAACAGTATCGCCTGCTTGCCGTTGACGCAATTTGTCCGCTGTAGCGCGAATAGCACCAACTGCACTTTTGTCATTTTGTTTGAGTAATACCACTGCCTCTTCCGGAAATAAATCATACCCAGTTAAAGCACGTTCAAGAATAGCATCAACAGTTACAGTAACCACAGTTTCTCAAAAGCAAACCACATTTATTATTTTGACATTTTTGATAAGTATATCGGCACAAAATCAGACATACTTATCAAAAAATCTTATTTTTTGTCTGAGGCTATTCGCACATTTTGCAACTCTAATCATTGAAAAGTATTTAGAGATTTACGCAAGATTAATGCTTCAGGCTTGTGGCAGAGTTTCCCATATTCGTAAACACTATTTAAGGTAAACCGCTTGCGACATCAAATAAATAACTTTACCAGAAGTTTTCTCTTATGGAAAAGGTGTTATTGAATGCTAATTTACATCAACTGTTAACCAAATTTTAATCAGACTTTTTTATGCTAGAAAATTTTATTTGTCAAGAAGAAGAGTAAAGCTTAACGATATTTTTGATTTTTTTAAGATTTTGTCAAGAGTAAATCAAGCGATTTTATTTACGAACAGCAGTGTTATAATTTGCTCATTACGCCAGGTGGCATCAATTATACCTAGTTTGAAGTGGTCAGGTCTGGTGAAAGTAAGCCGCGAATACTTATTCACTAGTTAATTGGAAGACTATCTAGTCAGAAAGTAAACTCTAAAATGCATAGTACTATCACTTTAAAGTAGGTATAAGCTTTTACTGCTAAGTTCTGCTGTAAATTTAGTTCTCTAGCTTTTGGTGACCTATCCTTTCGATAGGGCAAACTTTGTAATGGCAAGTATTTAAAAATGATAAAGCACATTTCTCATAAAATATTCATCACTGTATTTATTTTGATTGCTCTTCATGCATCACCTGATGGACCTCAAACAAGTCGCTACACTGATAGCATTCACTCCTTTGTTAATTTTGGTACGTTTGCACTGCAAAAAGGATACCGATCTCATATAGATATTTTGCTGCTTAATAATAATGCTTACTCTGTTATCCCGCCCGGGATTCCAATTCTTTTGGCTCCTCTTTACTTTCTTCACCAAATGTTAATGAGGCTGATTGGTATTCCAGAAGGAGAAGTTTATTGGTCAATATTTGATATCTTATCGAACGTTTGTGTTAGCGCTCCTCTTCTTGGAATAGTGGCTGTCATAATGTTTAAGACTTTAGATTATTTCACGAATGATCTTGTCAAGAAATTATGGCTCGTTTTTACCTTCATCTTCGGTTCATTAGTTTTCTTCTACTCTACTAATGGGATTTGGTCTCATGTCTATACAATGTCGTTTATTTTTATAGCTTTTTATTTGATAATCCATCAAGCAAATGGATTTTTTATTGGGCTTTCCTTAGGCTTTGCTCAAATGGTTGATTATATTGCGATCGTCCCAATATCTTTATTAATTGGATTTTGGATATATTTAATGATTAAAGAGAGAAACTATACAAGTATGTTGACAAATATGTTGTTGCTATTGTTCGGTTACTCGATATTTGTAGGAATAATTATGTACTATAACCAAAGCATTACAGGGTCAGTGCTTCAAACTCCTAACTCGCTGTTCCTCAAACAGTTAAATCAAGAAGACTCTATCCAAAAAAGCATGTTTATGGTTCCTTCCTTAGGAACTATTTGGGGTTTGACATTCAGTTCATTTAGAGGAATTTTTCTATATTTTCCTATGAGTTTTTTATTTATTGGCTCTTTTGTAAAAAAGACTTACCAAAAAAATAATGTCATATTGTTCTGTTTTATATTCTTTGCCTTTATCTTTGTGTTAAATGCTTCTTACTATGCATGGTCTGGTGATGTTTGTTTTGGTCCACGTCATTTAGTGGTTGCTACCCCATTTATTCTTCTCCCAGTGGTGTACTCTCCTCTAAAGTATATTAAGTTATTGGGGGTACTATCCATGTTTATTAATCTGGCTGGAGTCTCTACGATTCCGTCTAATAATTTACTTATAAATATAGCGATGTTTCTGTATCGAGGACCATTACTTCATTGGCAAGATTACTTCTACAAAGTTATTTTGCCTCAGTATTACAACATTCATCTCTCTTCAATGACACCATTCTTCATATATCTGGCAATAGGTTTTGTTCTTTACCTAATGTGGAAACCTAGTATAAATCAGCAAGACGTGCTGCTTAAAGATAGATTGATCAGCTAATGCGCGTCTGAGTGGTACTTTGTGAATAAAATTTATTTTAGTCAAGTACTATAAAACAACACCACCCAAAACCTGGTAAGGCTGTTATTAACAAAACCACTGGAAATCTGTTTACCATATCATCATTTCTAAATGAGTATCATCCAACCTAATTCCCTTTTACCAGTACCCACTGGTTCATTGCAGATATTAGAATCGTCAGCTGCAACAACAAACGCAAATACTGAACCCATCTTATTTTCTCTAATTATTCCCACCTACAAAGAAGCAGGAAATATCCAAAAAATCGTCTCTAGATTAAGCAACTTACTGGATGAATCTATACCAGGTAAGTACGAGTTGATAGTGGTAGACGACGACAGTCCAGATGGAACATGGAACATTGCACAGTCATTGATGACAGAATATCCCCAATTGCGGGTTATGCGACGACAGAGTGAACGGGGACTATCCAGCGCTGTGATTCGCGGATGGCAAGCTGCTAGTGGAAGTATTTTAGGAGTTATAGACGCTGATTTACAACATCCACCCCATGTGCTGCTGCAATTATTGCAAGCAATTGAGGAGGGAGCAGACTTAGCCGTCGCGAGTCGTCACATAGAAGGTGGTGGAGTCAGTAGTTGGAGTTTTGTCAGGCGTTTGTTGTCTCGGGGTGCTCAGCTGTTAGGATTGCTCATCTTACCAGGCGTTCTGTCAAGAGTGTCAGATCCGATGAGTGGTTATTTTATGTTCCGTCGCCACTGTATAGTCGGTAAAACCCTCAATCCGGTAGGATACAAAATTCTGCTGGAAACCATCGGGCGCGGAAACGTGGGCAAAATCGCTGAAGTTGGTTATGTGTTCTGTGAGCGCAAAGAGGGTGAAAGTAAGGTAACTTGGAAGCAATATGTCGATTACATCCATCACTTAATCCGCTTACGCTTATCCACAGGGAGACTCTCGAAATTTAGTCAAATTAGTCAACAATTCCCCATCGATCGCTTCCTCCGCTTTGGCTTGGTAGGATTATCGGGGGTGTTTGTGGATATGACAGTACTGTACTTGCTCAGTGACCCAACGACTTTGGGTTTCCCCCTAACACGCAGTAAAATCATTGCTGGGGAAGTGGCAATTTTAAATAATTTCTTGTGGAATGACATCTGGACGTTTGCTGATGTCAGCAGCCAGCAGCGGGAATGGCGTCAGCGTTTAAAGCGGTTTTTGAAATTTAACATGATTTGTCTTGCGGGATTGGTGTTGAATGTGTTGGTGTTGAACTTGGTGTTCAATTTCGTGATTCCTAACCGCTACGTTGCTAACCTGATTGCGATCGCTGTTGCTACTGTTTGGAACTTCTGGGTGAATTTGAAGCTCAGTTGGCGTGTGACTCAGGTAAAATAGAAGGGAACAAACAGCTATATGTTTTGAGTTATTAAGTTATGAGTGGTAAATCATAATTTATGAATGTCATTATCAAAACTCAAAACTCAAAACTCAAAACTCTCTTACTGCTGGCGATTTGGCTACTCATTGGTGTCGGCTTGCGTTTAACGAACTTGAGTGCTAAGCCACCTTGGACTGACGAGTTTTCTACTCTGGTGTTTAGCCTCGGAAATAGCTTTTTGCCAGTACCGTTAGATCAGCCGATATCTGTTGATGTTCTCTTACAACCACTACAACCACAACCTACATCTGGCATACAAGATGTATGGAAACACTTATCTACTGAAAGCAATCATCCGCCGCTTTACTTTTTCCTGACTCACTTGTGGATGCGGCTGTTTCCGACACATGAGGGTTTGGTGTCGTTGTGGGGGGCGCGATCGCTCGCTGCTTTTTTCGGTGCAGCATCTATTCCAGCTATTTATGCTTTAACTGGGCTAGCATTTCGTTCCCGTCTTGTCAGCCATTTAGCGGCTGCAATGATGGCAATATCACCCTACGGCATTTTTTTAGCACAGGAAGCCCGTCATTATACTTTAGCAATTTTATGGGTGATTGCTTCTTTTGCTTGCTTAGTCATTGCCAGTCGTCACATCCAAAACAATACTCCAATACCCATCAAGATAGCACTCTCGTGGGTGGTAATTAATGCTATTGGTATTGCGACTCATTACTTTTTCACTCTCACCCTCTGCTGTGAAGCGTTGGTTTTGCTGTTTCTTGCTTGGCGACAGTGGAGAAGGAAGACGAGGGAAGGAGGGAGAGGGGGAGCGAAAGATATTTTCCCACACTCCCCCACTCTCTCACTCTCTCACTCCCACACTCCCTGGTTCCGCATCTACGCTGTGGCGGTAGGTACATTTGTTGCTGCTTTAATTTGGCTTCCAGTGTTTTTACACAATAGCTATGGAGGTAAGTTGACTGAATGGATTCAAGGTCCACGTACTGGGATGGCTTGGCTCAACCCAATATTTCAAGCATTGGCAGCATGGATTACAATGATTTCTTTGCTACCAGTCGAAGCATCACAGCTAGCAGTTGTGATTGTTTCTGGACTAGTGATGCTGATTTTTTTCATTTGGGCAGTACCAATTTTGGTGCGTGGAATTAAAGTTTATTTCAAACAACCACAAACCCGTTTGATGGTTCAAGTGTTTGCTGGTTTAGTTGTCGGGGCTATAGTTTTATTTTTTATTTTTACTTACTTTTTTGGTATTGATTTGACACGAGGCGCTCGTTACAACTTTGTTTACTTTCCTGCTGTGATAGTCTTAGTTGGGGCAAGTCTGGCAGTTTGTTGGCGTCATCCCATTTTGGAAAAAGGAAGATGGGGAATAAATGGCAAAAAAGCTGTGATCATCATTTTGTTGATGGGATTGGCGAGTGCTATCACTGTTGTCTGCAATTTGGGCTATCAAAAATACTACCGTCCAGACTTATTTGTAAAACTTATTGAACAAACATCCCATGTCCCTGTACTCATCGCCACAACTCAGAAAACTCACGTACAAATTGGGGAAATGATGGGGATAGCGAGGGAATATAAAATACAAAATTCTATACAAAATTCCAAATCCACATCACCGCTCTTTCTCCTTGCTCATCAAGACGAAGACGCCAGTATTTCCACGGTTGCACTCCAAAACACATTAAAAATGCTACCACGTCCTTTTGACTTATGGTTAGTAAACTTTTATGCTCCTCAACCTGAGGAAGTTAAAAACTGTGTTATGCAAGCGAAATCGTTACCATTCGTAGACGGCTACGAGTATAAACTGTATCATTGTGGCGATTAGTCATCGTGCTAATGGATTTTTGTTTTCTGCTGCTGAACTTATAGTTTGCTCAATTCTCTTCAACCTTGTCTGGGGACGTTTAGCACTGTCAAGCCAAAAGAGGATGTTCTTCTTGGATGAGTTACTAAACGCCTCAAAATACTTATTGGCAGTTTCGTTTGCTTCCAATGCTTGCTTTAAATCTGCTGGTATTATTAACGCTTCGATCTCATCTAAAGTAGTCCATGAACCATTTTGTTTTGCAACTTCAATCTTCTTAAAACCAGCCTCAGTCATCAAATCTTGTTCGATGAGTTCTTGAATATATTGCTTATTTAATTTTGACCACACACTTTTCGGTTTTCGGGGTGTAAATATTTGCATGTAACGTTCTTTGTCTAAGGATTTCACTTTACTGTCAATCCAACCAAAGCATAAGGCTTCCTTTACTGCTTCGCTATACTGAACGCTTGGTTTACCACTTTTTATTTTGTAGTAGATCAGCCATACACCAACACAAGTGTGATGATTTTTCTCCAACCATTCCCGCCATTCTTTGCGATCTTTGGCATAAACGGTTTCTAATTGCTTATCAAATTGCGACAAAACTCCGAACTTATCGGAGTTGAGATTATCAATCATAATCTGCCCTCACATCACTCTGACAGCAAACAAACTTAACGCTAAAGCAACAGACAACTCATCAACTAGCGTCACCACTGATAGCTTGAGTAGCCTAACTTATATCTTGCACCAGGGTCAAAAACCGGGTTTCTTGAGAATGACGACACAAGCCTTACTTTAATTTTCCGTTTATAAACCCGGTTTTTTAGGTCTTGTTGAGAATAGTGCATTCCGGTCAGCTAACTCACTTATCAAAACTTTCCGGAACACTCACTGATGACAAACCAGCGATCGCTCGTAAATTTTGGCTACGAATCAACTCAGTAAACTCTAATCCAGAACGCCCTTCGATTTTTGCCACTCCTTCAATAGCAGATAACAGGTGTTGTGCGGCTTCAGCTTCTGAGTAACCCCGTCGTTGTGCAACACGAATGGCGGCTTGATCAGCGTCTAACTCTGTTTGCTGGGATCGGTTCGTTCGCCAAATGCGAACCATAGCCAGCGTAGTTAATCCACCAGCGACAACTATACCGACTGGATCTGCTTGGGCTGATTCTACAAAAGTACCCAAAATACCAGCGATCGCCATACCCTGATAAATGTCAGGTTTAAACCACTTGACTCCTATTAACCAACTAACAGTCCGCAATAGTAACAAATCGCGTTGCGCTTTTGTCAGGCGACGCCATAAATCAAAGTTAATATAGATTGGTCGTTCCCGATTCCAAGGTAATGGAAATGTTGCGTCAATCACTTTTGCTTGTTCCGGCTTGATAACGATTTTTGTCATCATTCGACCAGAAGCAGGCATTACATCTAGCAAACGGCGAATTTCAACGTTTGTTTCCATGTTAATATCAGCTTTCATACAATTTATAATATATGCTTATGCTTAGAATACATGGTTTATAGGCTTTCTATGTAGTCATTCATAATTGATATAGCTAATGACAAACGACTTATAACTAATGAATATAGATGCTTTTGCTGCAACTCCACCTGAATGGACAAACACAGGAATTCATGCTCATGAATTTTGCTGTCCTAGCTGTCACTCCAGTAGCTTAGAAGCTGTACAAGTCTGGATAAATCGTCGTTCGCCTGTGATGACGGAAAACTATCGTCGCAAATGGCAGGAGTTTTACCAGTGTCATTGTGGTTGCGTATGGTGGGCTTGGAGTAGCGATCGCCCTAAAATGAAGCATCCTTCGGACGATGACTCCTCCGGAACTGGTTCTCCAACAAATCTCGACGAGCAATAAACTTGCTCTAAATTATCTGCGTTTATTCGGCTGCGTCCATCTGCGGTTCTAAAAACCCCTAAACCGGATTTTTGCAAGAAATGCAACACTCATCAGTTGAGTCAAACAAAAAAGCCTGCTTACGCAGGCTTTTTTCACATAACCCCACCCTAAAGAGATGAGAGTTACCATAAAAATAAGTTTAGAAAGTAAAGGTAGTACGCAATGTACCTACATAAACGGTATCGTTCCTGTCGTTATGTTCTGGGTTGAAGATCACCAACACACCAGGAGTAACAGCAATGTTGTCAGTCAGTTGCAATCTGTACAGTGCCTCTAAGTGATATGATGTGTCTCTATCTTGACGACGAATACCGTTTGCTTGGATGAATTCGTTACCTGTTGTTTTAGGTGGTTGACCAAAGACAAAAGCAAGCACACTACCAGGTCTGGCAAAGTCTTTGAAAGAGAGGGTACCAGCCCAGTACTCAGAGTATGCATTGGCACCATTTGCAGCACCGCCCTTAGCTTCTGCTTCAGTGTAACCATACCAACCACCAAGGGTGATTTTAGAACCAAGTCTCAAGCTGGCTTCTACACCATAATTATCAGCAGTTAAAGCCGCGCCATTAAAGGGGTTATTAGCATACTGACTACCAGTACCGTCAAAAAGACTGATACCTCCCTTATTCTGATAGGTGCGAGCGTAGGTTAAACCGATGTTGAATGCTTGACTCGGCTGGAAGGATACCTGACCCAAAGCCGCATAGCTACCATCGAAAAGACCAAACCCATCGTTAGGGTTATTTGCAGTCAAATTAGGTGCACCTGCTACATAAGCTGCAGATACAGTGATAGGTCCTTTGGGATTCAATGTAAGTGTCGCACCTGAACCACCATTTCCTTGGCGGTAAATCGGGCTGAAACGACCGTAGCGGGAAATAGCACCTCTACCAGAGCTCGCGAGGTCTGGGTTGAAGGTGTTGACGTTTTCGTATAACTCAGCGCCAAATGCATCAATCTTGATACGTGCAGCGCTGCCTAGGTTGAAAGCATAATTGAGTTTGTCGAGTTCGATGTCATTGGAACCTATAGTAGTACCTCGACCAGACCCAGATCCCCTATCTCCGTCAAAGCTCAGACGGGTCATGCTAGTACCCGTAATGCTAGCTCTGTTTTGACTCGTACTTCCACCATCATATATAGGAGTGTTGCGAGCTTGCAAACGTGTTTGCAACTGGTCTGAACCAAAGAAGCTGGTGAGCAAGTTCAAACGAACTCGGTCGGAAAAAACAATGTTTTCTTGCAACTCGGCAGCCGTTGCTGTGTTAACTCCAGAAGGAACTGCCTGCCTTGCACTACCAAAAGCGTCAGATAGATTGAAAATCGCTTCCCCAACCAGTTTTGTTGTGGTAGAGAATTGATTTGCTTCCAACTCAGCAGTGCGAGCTTCTAAGGTATCAACACGACCACGCAGGGTAGCCAATTCAGCAGAGAACTCTTCTTGCAAGCGCTGCAAAGTAGCTAAGTCTTCTTTCCTGACTAAGTCAGCGGTTGCTGTTGCAATCAGTTCATTCACCCGATCCAAACACGCGTTCAAACCAGCAGCAAACTCATAACGAGTCAAAGCGCGGTTACCGCGATAGGTACCATTGGGATAACCCGCAATACAACCGTAGCGTTCTACCAGAGACTGCAATGCTTGGAATGCCCAATCTGTTGGCTGTACGTCGGAAAATTGGGATACAGATGTTACTTGACCAATGTTGTCTTGTGATGTCAGCACAGATACGGGAGTCACCTGTTCCTTGACTTCTCCAGCCATAGCGCTATTTGCTGCAAAAAATGTTGCCGCTACAACAACTGGGCTTAACCTTAGAATTTTTTTAGATAGTTTCTTCATGGTTTATGTCTCACTCACACCTACCGACTGAATTATGGTACTATTCCCTAATGGGTATATTTTTTTGGGGAATTTACTAATGACTTTCTGTCAGAATTGTACCAGATGTTAATGGTGACTAACACACAATTAATCACCACTTTTTTACTGTAGACTATTTAGATTCCTTATTTGATGAACATAGAATGACACGACGTTTGTGACGGATCAAGGTTCCCTCTTCTTCAAACTGCTGAAGCAAACGAGTCACAGTCACCCGTGTTGTATTTAAAACTTCTGCCATCTCCTGATGAGTGACATTGAGATCGATCAGTTTTCCTTGCTCCACATCGCGGCCAAACTTTGCACTAAGCCAACTAAGGAACTGCCATAAACGCAAGCAAATGGGCTTGCGATGTACAATGCTAAGTAACTCTTCTGCCTGTTGAATGTGAGACAATAAGGCGTTTACATCCTGACTCCACAAGTGAGGTGGCAGTGCGGTCACTTCTACGCTAGTTAAACATTCAATCTGGTAAGGCTTGACTCTAGACAAAGGATAGCCAATCAAATCCCCAGCTCCCCAATAACCTAAAGTGATAAACGTTCCATCTTCACTCCAGGTTAATGTCCGAACTGCTCCGCGCTCAATCCGCCACAGTACGTCATTACGTGCTGGAAGGATTTCGCGACGTGTAAACAATCGTTGTGGCAGTTGTCCAGTAGAAGAAGAAGAATTATGAGACTGGGCAGAATTATGAGAACGACTTGTGGAATACATCATGGGGTTTTGTCAAGTAAAACTAATTGAGCAATCGACTGAGAGGTTATTGAAGCCATCCCAAGGATTTGGCTTTTAGCATTCCCTTGTAGAGAAATTGATTCAAGTTATCATACCCGTGCTCTTTGCAATCATGCTCTACCAAATGAGAATTTTTAGCACTTGAGAGACTCTGGGGATTTCATGCCGCAAGTTGGTTGACTATAATAGAGAAACAACAGAAAGTGATTTGATGACTAACAATCAAACTCTATAACATTGCTGGGAGCACGCTTACCAGCAAGTAAAGGGATGAGTGTGTGCTAGGTGTGTTAGAAAAAGTAATACGATGAAGTTAGGTTTAGAGTTTGTAGTCGTTGTCTGAGCATAGAATCATTGTCGTGTAAAGTCGAT
This portion of the Brasilonema sennae CENA114 genome encodes:
- a CDS encoding DUF3318 domain-containing protein; translation: METNVEIRRLLDVMPASGRMMTKIVIKPEQAKVIDATFPLPWNRERPIYINFDLWRRLTKAQRDLLLLRTVSWLIGVKWFKPDIYQGMAIAGILGTFVESAQADPVGIVVAGGLTTLAMVRIWRTNRSQQTELDADQAAIRVAQRRGYSEAEAAQHLLSAIEGVAKIEGRSGLEFTELIRSQNLRAIAGLSSVSVPESFDK
- a CDS encoding iron uptake porin — protein: MKKLSKKILRLSPVVVAATFFAANSAMAGEVKEQVTPVSVLTSQDNIGQVTSVSQFSDVQPTDWAFQALQSLVERYGCIAGYPNGTYRGNRALTRYEFAAGLNACLDRVNELIATATADLVRKEDLATLQRLQEEFSAELATLRGRVDTLEARTAELEANQFSTTTKLVGEAIFNLSDAFGSARQAVPSGVNTATAAELQENIVFSDRVRLNLLTSFFGSDQLQTRLQARNTPIYDGGSTSQNRASITGTSMTRLSFDGDRGSGSGRGTTIGSNDIELDKLNYAFNLGSAARIKIDAFGAELYENVNTFNPDLASSGRGAISRYGRFSPIYRQGNGGSGATLTLNPKGPITVSAAYVAGAPNLTANNPNDGFGLFDGSYAALGQVSFQPSQAFNIGLTYARTYQNKGGISLFDGTGSQYANNPFNGAALTADNYGVEASLRLGSKITLGGWYGYTEAEAKGGAANGANAYSEYWAGTLSFKDFARPGSVLAFVFGQPPKTTGNEFIQANGIRRQDRDTSYHLEALYRLQLTDNIAVTPGVLVIFNPEHNDRNDTVYVGTLRTTFTF
- a CDS encoding Crp/Fnr family transcriptional regulator, whose protein sequence is MYSTSRSHNSAQSHNSSSSTGQLPQRLFTRREILPARNDVLWRIERGAVRTLTWSEDGTFITLGYWGAGDLIGYPLSRVKPYQIECLTSVEVTALPPHLWSQDVNALLSHIQQAEELLSIVHRKPICLRLWQFLSWLSAKFGRDVEQGKLIDLNVTHQEMAEVLNTTRVTVTRLLQQFEEEGTLIRHKRRVILCSSNKESK